A region of the bacterium genome:
CGATAGCCTTCATCTGAATGCGGTCGACAAAATCCTTCGCGACATTCAAGTTGACGTCGGCTTCCAGCAATATTTTCCGCACTTCGCGCAGGGTTTCGCCGACTTGTTCTTCGGTTAAACGTCCGCCGCCGCGCAGTTTCTTGAAGAAACCTTCCAACCGTTCGGTAAGTTGTTCGAACATGCTCCTGCTTATGCTCCCTTACCGTATCGTTCGATGATTCGTTCGATTAATCCGGTGGTCGATTTTTCCGGGATCAAGTCCACTCGTTCGACCCGCCCGCCATTCGCGATAACTTCCTTCGCCCCGGCGATTTGGTCGACCGTATAATCGGCGCCTTTCACTAAAACATCGGGCAACAACAAGGCATACAATTCGCGGGGCGTATCTTGATCGAACGGTACAATCCCGTCGACGAAACGAAATGCGTTCAACAAATATGCCCGGTCGAGTAGCGACACCAATGGCCGTTTATCTCCTTTCAAGCGACGTACCGATTCATCGGAGTTCAAGGCTATCCATAAATGATTGCCATACTCCGCTGCCTTTGCCAGATATTCGGCATGGCCGCGATGGAGAACGTCGAATACGCCGTTGGTCATAACGAGCGAATCGCCGGTTTTTCGATACTGGTGGCGTAACGCCGCCGCTTGTTCCCAAGACAGGATGCGCGGTTCGTACATAACTCTCTCAATAAAGCAATAGTGACACTATCACACTGTCCAGATTGTCCAGTGGGCGTGTCATTGACAAAGCAGCCCGACGAATGTCGGGCTTTGGGTGGGCGCTACAAGACTTGAACTTGTGACCTCTGGTATGTGAGACCAGCGCTCTAACCAGCTGAGCTAAGCGCCCTTGGCTTCCCTCTCCAAACTTGGAAAGTTATAGCTGTGAAACCGCTTCGCGCAAATCCTCGATTTTCACCGGGACCGCGCCGACTTCGCCGACGACGATTCCAGCGGCGCAATTCGCGATTCTCGCGGCAGAAAACGCATCGCCGCCAGCCGCCATAACCGTTGCCATGATAGCGATAACGGTATCGCCCGCCCCGGAAACATCGGCAACTTTCCGCGCTTCGGTCGGAATCGACAAGGTATCCAACTCGCTGTGCAACGTCATACCTTGCGCTCCGCGAGTTAACAATATGTAGGAAGCTTGCAATAACTCCCGGAGTTTTCGCATCCCATCCAAGAGACCATTCTCGTTTTCCATCGCGAAGTTCAAGGAGGTTTTCATTTCCCGAAGGTTCGGTTTGAAAACGGTGACGCCAATATACTCAAAGAAGTTCTTTTGTTTTGGATCAACGAGCACGGGAACATTTTTTTCGCGGGCGATTGCAATCGCTTCCCGGATTACGCTCGTTCGCAATACGCCTTTGTTGTAATCCTGCAAGATTACCGCTTTGATCTCTCCGGTCGCGATTCGTTCGCGCAACTTCGTGACAAGTAGTTTGCCAATCGCATCGGAAATATCGCTGCGGTGTTCGCGGTCGAACCGGACGACGTGGTGAGAATCGGCTAATACGCGAGTTTTCACGGTTGTCGGACGGTCGGTTACGGCAACGATGCCGTCGGTCTCACAACCGAAATTCTCGAGCAGCTGCCGCAGCTCGACACCGTCGGTATCTTCGCCGATTACACCAAATGGTTCCGGAATCGCGCCGACTGCGGAAATATTTTGCAATACATTCGCCGCTCCACCCGGGAGAATGAACTCATCGCGTACGTCGACTATGGGGACCGGCGCTTCCGGCGATATCCGTTCAACTTTCCCGACCAGATAACGGTCGAGCATGAGATCGCCGACCACAGCGATGTGCAAACCGTGGCAGCGATCAAGCAATTCAACTGGTTTCAGATTTATCATATTAGTTACTTCGAAGAATCGGCAAGGTGTTTATGCGGAATCAAGTAGTCTGCAACGTACTCTTTCACATACGATGCAAAATCATCCGGGAACGCCGGGAAACCGAACGATTGCAGCTTCGCCATGTCCGCACAAGTGTAGTATTGGTAACGATTGCGGAGATCTTCCGGCATCGGAAAATACTCGATGTTCGGCTGCAAATCAAAAGCGGCAAACACCGCGGCTGCCAACTGATTGAAACTGTGTGCGCGCCCAGTACCAAGATTAAAAATGCCCTTCACGGTTGGATGCTCATAAGCAAACAGCAATGCCGCCAATACTTCCTTCACATAAATGAAATCGCGCGACTGTTCGCCATGATGAAAATCAGGTCGATGTGATTCAAACAACCGGATTTTCCCGGTATCGCGAACCTGTGGATGGGCATGAAGGATTACGCTTGCCATTCTTCCTTTGTGATATTCATTCGGTCCGAACACATTAAAGAACCGGAACCCGGCTACTTGATCAAGGAGATGATTCTCAATGACGTAGTGATCGAACAACCATTTTGAGAATCCGTACACATTAAGCGGTTTCAACTTGTAGTGCAGTGCCGGATCGTCGGAGAAGCCCTGCGAACCATCGCCATACACCGCCGCCGAAGAGGCATAGAGAAAACGAGCGCTATGGGCTAGCGACCAATCGCACAGTTTACGCGAATACTCGACGTTCCAGTGCAGATAAAAATCGGCATCGGTACCAGTCGTATCGGCATTGGCGCCGATATGAAACACCGTATCGATTTGATTGCGCCACGGTGCGGTCTCGAGAAATTCAAATAACTGCGCACGATCGACAAACTGCGCGTACTTAACGCCAAGCAAGTTTTGAAACTTGTCAGCGCAACCGAAGCGGTCGACTAAAATCAGATCGGTGCGACCCCGACGATTCAGCTCCCAAACAAGCGCACTGCCGATGAAACCGGTGGCTCCGGTAATGAGAATCATGGCGATTCCGTTTCCTTGTTACTCTGTCCGATGAAAATAGGTAAGTTTTTTTCAAACTACAATGAAAACGGGCAGACATTCCGCCTGCCCGCAACAATTCTTACGATGATAAGCGATTCTTCCCACAAAAGTGGTTTACTTAGTAGCTCATCAGATTACAGACGATGGAACCGAACGGAAGCTCGCTTGTCATCTTGACCGGCATCCGGCGTTCATCGTTGGTAAGCCATACCCAGATTCGGCCTTTGCGTTTAAAGATGCCTTCCGATTGCAATTTCGGTTCGACCACGAGACAATCGAAGGAGCCCGCTGGAACGGTAATCCGCTCTTTTTTCTGCACTTCCACCATTAGTGGATACCGCTTAGTAATATCATGAACCGGGAAGAAAACCGGTTCTCCCACCGCTAACGGCATCAAGCGAACCAAGTAAAGCGAAGAGAGGACATCGACCGTCAAGGAATCAAAATCGGTTTCCTGAACATCCTTTCCCCAACTGAAAGTCGTCGCTTTTCTCGTCTTGTGATTGTACTCGACAACTTTCTCGTCTTTGTAATTTCCTTCGCGCAATTTTTTCACAAACTTGAGGGTGCGAAACCATGCCGTATCGACATAACTTTCCATCCGGTCGCGTACCCGGTAGATGATATCGAAACCTTTCGACGATTTCGCTTCTGCCCGCAGCAGGTACGCATTTCTCCCCTCTACCGGAACGACCGATAACACTTCCAAGGTAGCGGTACCCGCGACCACCGCGCCGAATTCCACTGAGAAAACCAGTTTCTCGCCGACCTTAAACGCATTGTTGACAACTGGTCGCTCGATCTCGGTAATCTTGACTTGCAGACTATCGTCGGCATAGCTACAGGTGTATAACAACAGCATTGCGAATATGACAAGTTGTCGTACCGGAATGCTTTGTATTGATAGAAATGTGTGCCGGTTAGTAGGCATCTTCACCCCAAATGACGGCATAAAAGGTCATTAGAATAATTTTCAAATCGAGACCAAACGACCAATTTTCGACATAAAACAAATCGGCTGTCGTACGAACGGTAATCGGCGCTTGTCCCCGCAAACCAGTCACCTGTGCCCATCCGGTCAAGCCAGTTCGAACACGGTGGCGTTCATGATAGCGCGGAACTTCCTGCGAGAACTGATTAACAAAAACCGGCCGCTCCGGGCGTGGTCCCACAAACGACATGTCACCAGTAAAGATGTTCCATAACTGAGGCAACTCATCGATGGAGCTACGCCGGAGAAATTTTCCAATCGGAGTGACCCGAGGATCGTTTTTCACTGCCCACACCGCCCCGGAACCTTTCTCGGCATCACTACGCATCGAACGAAACTTCCAGCATTT
Encoded here:
- a CDS encoding signal recognition particle receptor subunit alpha gives rise to the protein MFEQLTERLEGFFKKLRGGGRLTEEQVGETLREVRKILLEADVNLNVAKDFVDRIQMKAI
- a CDS encoding adenylyltransferase/cytidyltransferase family protein yields the protein MYEPRILSWEQAAALRHQYRKTGDSLVMTNGVFDVLHRGHAEYLAKAAEYGNHLWIALNSDESVRRLKGDKRPLVSLLDRAYLLNAFRFVDGIVPFDQDTPRELYALLLPDVLVKGADYTVDQIAGAKEVIANGGRVERVDLIPEKSTTGLIERIIERYGKGA
- the rfaE1 gene encoding D-glycero-beta-D-manno-heptose-7-phosphate kinase — protein: MINLKPVELLDRCHGLHIAVVGDLMLDRYLVGKVERISPEAPVPIVDVRDEFILPGGAANVLQNISAVGAIPEPFGVIGEDTDGVELRQLLENFGCETDGIVAVTDRPTTVKTRVLADSHHVVRFDREHRSDISDAIGKLLVTKLRERIATGEIKAVILQDYNKGVLRTSVIREAIAIAREKNVPVLVDPKQKNFFEYIGVTVFKPNLREMKTSLNFAMENENGLLDGMRKLRELLQASYILLTRGAQGMTLHSELDTLSIPTEARKVADVSGAGDTVIAIMATVMAAGGDAFSAARIANCAAGIVVGEVGAVPVKIEDLREAVSQL
- the rfaD gene encoding ADP-glyceromanno-heptose 6-epimerase, which codes for MILITGATGFIGSALVWELNRRGRTDLILVDRFGCADKFQNLLGVKYAQFVDRAQLFEFLETAPWRNQIDTVFHIGANADTTGTDADFYLHWNVEYSRKLCDWSLAHSARFLYASSAAVYGDGSQGFSDDPALHYKLKPLNVYGFSKWLFDHYVIENHLLDQVAGFRFFNVFGPNEYHKGRMASVILHAHPQVRDTGKIRLFESHRPDFHHGEQSRDFIYVKEVLAALLFAYEHPTVKGIFNLGTGRAHSFNQLAAAVFAAFDLQPNIEYFPMPEDLRNRYQYYTCADMAKLQSFGFPAFPDDFASYVKEYVADYLIPHKHLADSSK
- a CDS encoding DUF3108 domain-containing protein, whose translation is MPTNRHTFLSIQSIPVRQLVIFAMLLLYTCSYADDSLQVKITEIERPVVNNAFKVGEKLVFSVEFGAVVAGTATLEVLSVVPVEGRNAYLLRAEAKSSKGFDIIYRVRDRMESYVDTAWFRTLKFVKKLREGNYKDEKVVEYNHKTRKATTFSWGKDVQETDFDSLTVDVLSSLYLVRLMPLAVGEPVFFPVHDITKRYPLMVEVQKKERITVPAGSFDCLVVEPKLQSEGIFKRKGRIWVWLTNDERRMPVKMTSELPFGSIVCNLMSY